A single region of the Stenotrophomonas sp. Marseille-Q4652 genome encodes:
- a CDS encoding sensor domain-containing protein has protein sequence MNEHIQNGRPLPTTIPQYLAQLREALAGADPAMIQDALYDAEEYLRSELAEQPGRSEAEVIAGVASSYGAPEEVAEIYRETEITVSRALRTPVVSAAPARKPAGAPPSPPKPRSLLARFFGVAVDPHTYGALFYMLLSLATGVFFFSWVITGLSLSFGLMILIIGIPVTVLFFGSVRGLALLEGRLVEVLLGERMPRRPTYTDRSRGWLQRIGDMFTDSRTWLTMLYFVLMLPLGIAYFTVTVTLLATSIGLIWAPVGVLFDTYGAIYWDGEQLSFLHTVLMMLGGVLLLFLTLHLARGVGKVHGLVAKRLLVSSRVV, from the coding sequence ATGAACGAACACATCCAAAACGGACGGCCCTTGCCGACGACGATCCCGCAGTACCTGGCACAGCTGCGCGAAGCCCTGGCCGGGGCCGACCCGGCGATGATCCAGGACGCGCTGTACGACGCCGAGGAGTACCTGCGCTCCGAACTGGCCGAGCAGCCCGGCAGGAGCGAGGCCGAGGTGATCGCCGGCGTGGCCAGCAGCTACGGCGCGCCGGAAGAAGTGGCCGAGATCTACCGCGAGACCGAGATCACCGTCAGCCGCGCGCTGCGTACGCCGGTAGTGTCGGCCGCGCCGGCACGCAAGCCTGCCGGTGCACCGCCTTCGCCCCCGAAGCCGCGCTCGCTGCTGGCCCGCTTCTTTGGCGTGGCGGTGGATCCGCACACCTACGGCGCGCTGTTCTACATGCTGCTGTCGCTGGCCACCGGCGTGTTCTTCTTCAGCTGGGTGATCACCGGCCTGTCACTGTCGTTTGGCCTGATGATCCTGATCATCGGCATCCCGGTGACGGTGCTGTTCTTCGGCTCGGTGCGTGGCCTGGCGCTGCTGGAAGGGCGTCTGGTGGAGGTGCTGCTGGGCGAACGCATGCCGCGTCGTCCCACCTACACCGACCGCAGCCGCGGCTGGTTGCAGCGCATCGGCGACATGTTCACCGACAGCCGCACCTGGCTGACGATGCTGTACTTCGTGCTGATGCTGCCGCTGGGCATCGCCTACTTCACGGTGACGGTGACCTTGCTGGCCACCTCGATCGGCCTGATCTGGGCCCCGGTGGGCGTGCTGTTCGACACCTATGGCGCGATCTACTGGGATGGCGAGCAGCTGTCCTTCCTGCACACGGTGCTGATGATGCTGGGCGGCGTGCTGCTGCTGTTCCTGACCCTGCACCTGGCGCGCGGGGTGGGCAAGGTCCACGGCCTGGTGGCCAAGCGCCTGCTGGTGAGCTCGCGGGTGGTCTGA
- a CDS encoding XVIPCD domain-containing protein encodes MRIPLLLDSRDPHQRLYVAALDGTGNSMLNDVPGKWSVVARTFAQVVDLAQNQGITHIAGGYVEGTFTQEGLLRAPSRMIDGRFGHSYEERVETAYYHLCLRAKSWLDEDPRAQIRVVGVGFSRGAEQTATLLRLIDERGIRNPEGATVRFDRDGLVQHIVYADKPLLAPPRQTLQAALLYDPVATGVMDEERRLPASTLSTFQITATRERRDLFPVTRHADPGLSNDDRDLNAEVNTSHSGAGNTYQLNGLGVMSFNLGVDFLNRLSDQPFLRKQALPEKEAHYVIHRSEQHLGGIYGTRQYDRNGVRSHVDDLSPLPGVQRRDPIDPTLDSLVERRTAAPQVPPSVQAMPLYQQSLAALQELGPDVAGYRSQREVEHMAVSVAAQARIDGLQRVDGIVPVKEGTALAAFQEIQDTGVRLRSVSDRQQAVDRPLEQGVEELVRDMAVQERETQRMQEQARSPVLH; translated from the coding sequence ATGCGGATCCCATTGCTGCTGGATAGCAGGGATCCGCATCAGCGCCTCTACGTAGCGGCGCTTGATGGAACCGGCAACAGCATGCTCAACGACGTTCCAGGGAAGTGGAGTGTAGTTGCACGCACGTTTGCCCAAGTGGTGGACTTGGCCCAGAACCAGGGCATTACCCACATAGCGGGTGGGTACGTAGAAGGAACTTTTACCCAGGAAGGACTACTTCGAGCTCCGTCGAGAATGATCGATGGGCGCTTCGGCCACTCCTACGAGGAGCGGGTGGAGACGGCTTATTACCACCTGTGCCTCAGGGCGAAGTCATGGCTGGACGAGGATCCTCGCGCTCAGATCCGCGTAGTAGGCGTCGGCTTCAGCCGCGGCGCGGAGCAGACCGCAACCTTGCTGCGGCTGATCGACGAACGGGGTATCCGCAATCCGGAAGGCGCAACGGTCAGGTTCGACCGGGACGGACTCGTCCAGCACATTGTTTACGCGGACAAGCCACTGCTCGCCCCCCCTCGCCAGACCCTCCAGGCCGCGTTGCTGTACGACCCGGTTGCCACCGGCGTCATGGACGAGGAACGGCGGCTGCCGGCTTCCACGCTGAGTACGTTCCAGATCACCGCCACGCGGGAGAGGCGGGACCTGTTCCCGGTTACCCGTCACGCCGATCCGGGACTGAGCAACGACGATCGCGACCTCAATGCCGAGGTCAACACCAGCCACAGCGGTGCCGGCAATACCTACCAGCTCAATGGGCTGGGGGTGATGAGTTTCAACCTCGGCGTGGACTTCCTCAACCGCCTCAGCGACCAGCCTTTCCTCAGGAAGCAGGCCCTGCCGGAGAAAGAGGCGCACTACGTGATCCATCGTTCCGAGCAGCACCTGGGCGGGATCTACGGCACCCGCCAGTACGACCGGAATGGCGTGCGCAGCCATGTGGATGATCTTTCGCCCCTGCCGGGAGTACAGCGCCGCGATCCCATCGATCCGACGCTGGACTCACTGGTCGAGCGCAGGACGGCTGCGCCGCAGGTGCCGCCTTCCGTGCAGGCGATGCCGCTGTACCAGCAGTCGCTTGCGGCGCTGCAGGAATTGGGTCCGGATGTCGCCGGTTACCGCAGCCAGCGGGAGGTGGAACACATGGCCGTGTCCGTCGCGGCGCAGGCGCGGATCGATGGCCTGCAGCGTGTGGACGGAATTGTCCCGGTCAAGGAGGGAACGGCGCTGGCGGCCTTCCAGGAGATCCAGGACACCGGCGTGCGGCTGCGCTCGGTATCGGACCGGCAGCAGGCCGTCGACCGACCGTTGGAACAGGGAGTCGAAGAGCTGGTCCGCGACATGGCCGTGCAGGAGCGCGAGACGCAACGCATGCAGGAGCAGGCCCGCAGCCCGGTCCTGCACTGA
- a CDS encoding IS3 family transposase (programmed frameshift) produces MKKRFTEEQIIGFLREAEAGLPVKDLCRRHGFSEASYYLWRSKFGGMSVPDAKRLKELEAENTRLKKLLAEQMFENDVIKDALRKKLVTAPARRELVRHLVDKGLSERRSLAVVRMSASAYRYAPRPDRNIELRARILALAQRHKRYGVGMIHLKLRQAGLLVNYKRVERLYQEAKLQVRRRKRKKVLPGERQPLIRPLAANQVWSMDFVFDRTAEGRVIKCLTIVDDATHEAIAIEVERAISGLGVTRVLDRLALARGLPQVIRTDNGKEFCGKAMITWAYERGVQLRLIQPGKPNQNAYVESFNGRLRDECLNEHWFTHLLHARTVIETWRREYNEERPKKALGGLTPSAYAKQLASTTIHPGL; encoded by the exons GTGAAGAAGCGTTTTACCGAAGAACAGATCATCGGCTTCCTGCGTGAGGCCGAGGCCGGCCTGCCGGTCAAGGACCTGTGCCGCCGGCACGGCTTCAGCGAAGCCTCGTACTACCTGTGGCGCAGCAAGTTCGGCGGCATGAGCGTGCCCGACGCCAAGCGCCTCAAGGAGCTGGAGGCGGAGAACACCCGGCTGAAGAAGCTGCTGGCCGAGCAGATGTTCGAGAACGACGTGATCAAGGACGCCCTGCGAAAAAAGT TGGTGACCGCACCGGCTCGACGCGAGCTGGTGCGGCATCTGGTGGACAAGGGGCTGAGCGAGCGACGATCGCTGGCGGTGGTGCGCATGAGCGCCAGCGCCTACCGCTATGCGCCACGTCCGGACCGCAACATTGAGTTGCGGGCGCGGATTCTGGCGCTGGCGCAGCGGCACAAGCGCTACGGCGTCGGGATGATCCACCTCAAGCTCAGGCAAGCGGGGCTGCTCGTGAACTACAAGCGCGTTGAACGGCTGTACCAGGAGGCGAAGCTGCAGGTGCGGCGCCGCAAGCGCAAGAAGGTGTTGCCGGGCGAGCGCCAGCCGCTGATCCGGCCGCTGGCGGCCAATCAGGTGTGGTCGATGGACTTCGTGTTCGACCGCACCGCCGAAGGTAGGGTCATCAAGTGCCTGACGATCGTCGACGACGCCACCCACGAGGCCATCGCGATCGAGGTCGAGCGCGCGATCTCCGGATTGGGCGTGACGCGCGTGCTCGACCGTCTGGCGCTCGCCCGTGGCCTGCCGCAGGTGATCCGCACCGACAACGGTAAGGAGTTCTGCGGCAAGGCCATGATCACCTGGGCGTACGAGCGCGGCGTGCAACTGCGCCTGATCCAACCCGGCAAGCCGAACCAGAACGCCTACGTTGAATCCTTCAACGGCCGCCTGCGCGACGAGTGCCTCAACGAACACTGGTTCACCCACCTGCTGCACGCGCGGACCGTCATCGAAACCTGGCGCCGGGAATACAACGAGGAGCGGCCAAAAAAGGCATTGGGCGGACTGACACCGAGCGCCTACGCGAAGCAACTGGCATCCACTACCATCCACCCCGGACTCTAA
- the dnaE gene encoding DNA polymerase III subunit alpha — protein sequence MSTSRFVHLHVHTEFSLADSTIRVPAKPDQADPKKAKQANLLSRSVELGLPALAVTDLNNLFALVKFYKAAEGVGIKPIAGADVVISDGEQDPWRMTLLCRDREGYLSLSRLLTRAWMEGHRPEGGVAVHPQWLKDSCHNLFALAGRDSLAGRLARDGRHDLAEQQLADWQRVFGDGLHLELTRTGREGEEAFNQFALMAAGQRGLPVVASNDVRFLSPDDYEAHEARVCISTGRVLDDPKRPREYSREQYLKSGEQMCELFADIPDAIDNTLELAQRCNIEMRLGTYFLPNYPVPDDETLDTWIQKQSREGLEERLAKNPLAPGKTREDYFERLEFELDTIIKMGFPGYFLIVADFIQWGKNQGIPIGPGRGSGAGSLVAWALKITDLDPLPYNLLFERFLNPERVSMPDFDIDFCMDRRDEVIDYVARKYGRERVSQIITYGTMAAKAVVRDAGRVLGFPYGLVDGVSKLIPNILGIHLKDALGKGKEGLDSEMASPELIARYQSEDDVRDLIDLALQLEDLTRNAGKHAGGVVIGPEPLSEFCPLYAEHDEGGRGKNPVTQFDKNDVEEVGLVKFDFLGLRTLTIIDWAVKAINKRHARAGIPPVDIAAIPLDDAATYKDIFANGNTGAVFQFESSGMRRLLKDARPDRFEDLIALVSLYRPGPMDLIPSFNARKHGQEEIVYPDPRTEAILKDTYGIMVYQEQVMQMAQIVGGYSLGGADLLRRAMGKKVPAEMAKHREIFREGAAKGGVDGPKADEIFDLMEKFAGYGFNKSHAAAYALVSYQTAWLKRHYPAEFMAATLSSDMDNTDKVVGFLDEVRNLGLKVLPPRVNDSAYMFEAATPDTIQYGLGAIKGVGQGACEAVVEERLRNGPYTDLMDFCTRIESAKLNRRTLEAMINCGALDGLGKNRASLMLQLPEVLKATEQMAREKAAGQNSLFGAPDAASARMQLDLPESREWPLGQLLGGERETLGFYLSGHPFDPYRADVRDLVGTDLGSLDKLVTPAQPAREGEKRAWRQEAQVILAGQVVGVRRKGDSQVFVQLEDGRGRVECSAFSDAMAEFGHLLTRDRILIVKGGLREDEFNGGYALRIRQCWDYEQVCADYALRLSLRVDLRQRSAWPRIEAILAAHRPGRTPVRLDVLLGSTQGCVAGMLDLGGSNGVRVTPQLLEELRADPAVRMLKAKHGAPWAT from the coding sequence ATGTCCACTTCCCGCTTCGTCCATCTCCACGTCCACACCGAGTTTTCGCTGGCGGATTCGACCATCCGTGTCCCGGCGAAGCCGGATCAGGCTGATCCCAAGAAAGCCAAGCAGGCCAACCTGCTCTCGCGCTCGGTCGAACTCGGCCTGCCGGCACTGGCGGTGACCGACCTCAACAACCTGTTCGCCCTGGTCAAGTTCTACAAGGCCGCCGAAGGCGTGGGCATCAAGCCCATCGCCGGCGCCGACGTGGTGATCAGCGATGGCGAGCAGGATCCGTGGCGGATGACCCTGCTGTGCCGCGACCGCGAGGGCTACCTGAGCCTGTCGCGTCTGCTGACCCGCGCCTGGATGGAAGGTCACCGCCCCGAGGGCGGCGTGGCCGTGCATCCGCAATGGCTCAAGGACAGCTGCCACAACCTGTTCGCACTGGCCGGCCGCGACAGCCTGGCCGGGCGCCTGGCCCGCGACGGTCGCCATGACCTGGCCGAGCAGCAGCTCGCCGACTGGCAACGCGTGTTCGGCGATGGCCTGCACCTGGAGCTGACCCGCACCGGCCGGGAGGGCGAGGAGGCCTTCAACCAGTTCGCGCTGATGGCCGCCGGCCAGCGCGGCCTGCCGGTGGTCGCCAGCAACGACGTGCGCTTCCTGTCGCCGGACGACTACGAGGCCCACGAGGCCCGCGTGTGCATCTCCACCGGCCGCGTGCTCGATGACCCGAAGCGCCCGCGCGAGTACAGCCGCGAGCAGTATCTGAAGTCGGGCGAGCAGATGTGCGAACTGTTCGCCGACATTCCCGACGCGATCGACAACACGCTCGAGCTGGCCCAGCGCTGCAACATCGAGATGCGGCTGGGCACCTACTTCCTGCCCAACTATCCGGTGCCCGACGACGAGACGCTGGATACCTGGATCCAGAAGCAGTCGCGCGAGGGCCTGGAAGAGCGCCTGGCTAAGAATCCGCTGGCACCGGGCAAGACCCGCGAGGATTACTTCGAGCGGCTGGAATTCGAGCTCGACACCATCATCAAGATGGGGTTCCCGGGCTACTTCCTGATCGTTGCCGACTTCATCCAGTGGGGCAAGAACCAGGGCATCCCGATCGGGCCGGGCCGTGGTTCGGGTGCCGGCTCGCTGGTGGCGTGGGCGCTGAAGATCACCGACCTCGACCCCCTGCCCTACAACCTGCTGTTCGAGCGGTTCCTCAATCCCGAACGCGTGTCGATGCCCGACTTCGACATCGACTTCTGCATGGACCGGCGCGACGAGGTCATCGACTACGTCGCCCGCAAGTACGGGCGCGAGCGCGTCAGCCAGATCATCACCTACGGCACCATGGCCGCAAAGGCGGTGGTGCGCGATGCCGGCCGCGTGCTGGGCTTTCCGTATGGCCTGGTGGATGGCGTTTCCAAGCTCATCCCCAACATCCTCGGCATCCACCTGAAGGATGCGCTGGGCAAGGGCAAGGAAGGCCTGGACTCGGAGATGGCCAGCCCCGAGCTGATCGCCCGCTACCAGAGCGAGGACGACGTCCGCGACCTGATCGACCTCGCCCTGCAGCTGGAAGACCTGACCCGCAACGCCGGCAAGCACGCCGGCGGCGTGGTCATCGGGCCCGAGCCGCTGAGCGAGTTCTGCCCGCTGTACGCCGAACACGACGAGGGCGGCCGCGGCAAGAACCCGGTCACCCAGTTCGACAAGAACGACGTGGAAGAAGTCGGCCTGGTGAAGTTCGACTTCCTCGGCCTGCGCACGCTGACGATCATCGACTGGGCAGTGAAGGCGATCAACAAGCGCCACGCCCGCGCCGGCATCCCGCCGGTGGACATCGCCGCGATCCCGCTCGACGACGCGGCCACCTACAAGGACATCTTCGCCAACGGCAACACCGGCGCGGTGTTCCAGTTCGAATCCTCCGGCATGCGCCGCCTGCTGAAGGACGCGCGCCCGGACCGTTTCGAAGACCTGATCGCCCTGGTGTCGCTGTACCGCCCGGGCCCGATGGACCTGATCCCCTCGTTCAACGCGCGAAAGCACGGCCAGGAGGAGATCGTCTATCCGGACCCGCGCACCGAAGCCATCCTGAAGGACACCTACGGCATCATGGTGTACCAGGAGCAGGTCATGCAGATGGCGCAGATCGTCGGCGGCTACTCGCTGGGCGGCGCCGACCTGCTGCGCCGTGCAATGGGCAAGAAGGTGCCGGCCGAAATGGCCAAGCACCGCGAGATCTTCCGCGAGGGCGCGGCCAAGGGCGGCGTCGACGGCCCCAAGGCCGACGAGATCTTCGATCTGATGGAGAAGTTCGCCGGCTACGGCTTCAACAAGTCGCACGCCGCCGCCTACGCGCTCGTCTCCTACCAGACCGCCTGGCTCAAGCGTCACTACCCGGCCGAATTCATGGCCGCGACGCTGTCCTCGGACATGGACAACACCGACAAGGTGGTCGGCTTCCTCGACGAGGTGCGCAACCTCGGCCTGAAGGTGCTGCCGCCGCGGGTCAATGATTCGGCCTACATGTTCGAGGCGGCGACGCCGGACACCATCCAGTACGGCCTGGGCGCGATCAAGGGCGTGGGCCAGGGCGCCTGCGAAGCGGTGGTCGAGGAGCGCCTGCGCAACGGGCCGTACACCGACCTGATGGATTTCTGCACGCGCATCGAGTCGGCCAAGCTCAACCGCCGCACGCTCGAGGCGATGATCAACTGCGGCGCGCTCGATGGCCTGGGCAAGAACCGCGCCTCGCTGATGCTCCAGCTGCCCGAGGTGCTCAAGGCCACTGAGCAGATGGCGCGCGAGAAGGCCGCCGGGCAGAACTCGCTGTTCGGCGCGCCGGATGCGGCCAGCGCCAGGATGCAGCTGGACCTGCCGGAAAGCCGCGAGTGGCCGCTGGGCCAGTTGCTGGGCGGTGAACGCGAGACGCTGGGCTTCTACCTGTCCGGCCATCCGTTCGATCCGTACCGCGCCGACGTCAGGGACCTGGTCGGCACCGACCTGGGTTCGCTGGACAAGCTGGTCACCCCGGCACAACCGGCACGCGAGGGCGAAAAGCGCGCCTGGCGCCAGGAGGCGCAGGTGATCCTTGCCGGCCAGGTGGTCGGCGTGCGCCGCAAGGGCGACAGCCAGGTGTTCGTGCAGCTGGAGGATGGCCGCGGCCGCGTGGAGTGCAGCGCGTTCTCCGATGCGATGGCCGAGTTCGGCCACCTGCTCACCCGCGACCGCATCCTGATCGTCAAGGGTGGCCTGCGCGAGGACGAGTTCAACGGCGGCTATGCGCTGCGCATCCGCCAGTGCTGGGACTACGAACAGGTCTGCGCCGACTACGCGCTGCGCCTGTCGCTGCGCGTGGACCTGCGCCAGCGCAGCGCGTGGCCGCGGATCGAAGCGATCCTCGCCGCCCACCGTCCCGGCCGCACGCCGGTACGGCTGGACGTGCTGCTCGGCTCGACGCAGGGCTGCGTCGCCGGCATGCTCGACCTGGGCGGGAGCAACGGCGTGCGGGTCACCCCGCAACTGCTGGAAGAGCTGCGCGCCGATCCCGCCGTACGCATGCTGAAGGCCAAGCACGGCGCGCCTTGGGCCACCTGA
- a CDS encoding class I SAM-dependent methyltransferase, whose protein sequence is MDKHYDQSYFQRWYRREDIGGSARLARKVAMAVAMAEYYLERPIRSVLDVGCGEGAWRAPLLKLRPKLQYMGFDSSDYAVQRYGRTRNLHPARFGDFAWLRPCAPVDLLVCSDVMHYLPNRELRRGLPGLAELCGGVAFLETFAAEDEFEGDHDGFQARPASWYRRQFASVGFTGVGSHCWLSPALQGEAAALEASR, encoded by the coding sequence ATGGACAAACACTACGATCAGTCCTATTTCCAGCGCTGGTACCGGCGCGAGGACATTGGTGGCAGCGCGCGGCTGGCGCGTAAGGTCGCCATGGCCGTGGCGATGGCCGAGTACTACCTGGAACGCCCGATCCGCAGCGTGCTAGATGTCGGCTGCGGCGAAGGCGCCTGGCGTGCCCCGCTGCTCAAGTTGCGCCCGAAGCTGCAGTACATGGGCTTCGACAGCAGCGACTATGCGGTGCAGCGCTATGGCCGCACCCGCAACCTGCACCCTGCACGCTTTGGCGATTTCGCCTGGCTGCGCCCGTGCGCGCCGGTGGACCTGCTGGTGTGCTCGGACGTGATGCACTACCTGCCCAATCGCGAACTGCGCCGGGGCCTGCCCGGTTTGGCCGAGCTGTGCGGCGGCGTGGCGTTCCTGGAGACCTTTGCCGCCGAGGATGAGTTCGAAGGTGACCACGATGGCTTCCAGGCGCGTCCGGCCAGCTGGTACCGCCGCCAGTTCGCCAGCGTCGGCTTCACCGGGGTGGGCTCGCACTGCTGGCTCTCGCCTGCGCTGCAGGGCGAGGCCGCTGCCCTGGAGGCCTCGCGCTGA
- a CDS encoding acetyl-CoA carboxylase carboxyltransferase subunit alpha codes for MNPNYLDFEQPIADLEAKIQELRNASTGPAVNVEAEVNALRNKLRVRTAQIFRDLSPWQVSQMARHPQRPYTLDYIRIMCDEFQELAGDRAYADDKAIVGGLGRINGQPVMIIGHQKGRDTKTKVMRNFGMPRPEGYRKALRLMKMAERFKLPLITFIDTPGAYPGIGAEERGQSEAIARNLLEMAELKIPVICTVIGEGGSGGALAIGVGDRTLMLEYGTYSVISPEGCASILWKDAAKAKDAAEQLGLTAKRLKSLGLVDKVVREPTGGAHRNPQQMGKRLKAVILNELEELQQLPVEQLLARRYERLRSYGAYEAA; via the coding sequence ATGAATCCGAATTACCTAGACTTCGAGCAACCCATTGCCGATCTGGAAGCCAAGATCCAGGAGCTGCGCAATGCCAGCACCGGCCCGGCGGTCAACGTCGAGGCCGAGGTCAACGCCCTGCGCAACAAGCTGCGCGTGCGTACCGCTCAGATCTTCCGCGATCTGAGCCCGTGGCAGGTCTCGCAGATGGCGCGCCATCCGCAGCGCCCCTACACCCTGGATTACATCCGCATCATGTGCGACGAGTTCCAGGAGCTGGCCGGCGACCGCGCCTACGCGGACGACAAGGCCATCGTCGGTGGTCTGGGCCGCATCAACGGCCAGCCGGTGATGATCATCGGCCACCAGAAGGGCCGCGACACCAAGACCAAGGTGATGCGCAACTTCGGCATGCCGCGCCCGGAGGGCTACCGCAAGGCGCTGCGCCTGATGAAGATGGCCGAGCGCTTCAAGCTGCCACTGATCACCTTCATCGACACCCCCGGCGCCTACCCCGGCATCGGCGCCGAGGAGCGCGGCCAGTCCGAGGCCATCGCCCGCAACCTGCTGGAAATGGCCGAGCTGAAGATCCCGGTGATCTGCACCGTGATCGGCGAAGGCGGTTCTGGCGGCGCCCTGGCCATCGGCGTGGGTGACCGCACCCTGATGCTCGAATACGGCACCTACTCGGTGATCTCGCCCGAGGGCTGCGCCTCGATCCTGTGGAAGGACGCGGCCAAGGCCAAGGACGCCGCCGAACAGCTGGGCCTGACCGCCAAGCGCCTGAAGTCGCTGGGCCTGGTCGACAAGGTGGTGCGCGAGCCCACCGGTGGCGCCCACCGCAATCCGCAGCAGATGGGCAAGCGGCTCAAGGCCGTGATCCTCAACGAGCTCGAGGAGCTGCAGCAGTTGCCGGTCGAGCAGTTGCTGGCCAGGCGCTACGAGCGCCTGCGCAGCTACGGCGCCTACGAGGCTGCGTAA
- a CDS encoding CopD family protein — MQAYLWIKTFHLVFVVAWMASVFYLPRILVNLSEAAGQAQVLERLQLMGRRLYRFGHTMFGLAFILGLVLWLGYRVLPDFPTMVGAGAGWLHAKLGLVVLLVIYYSVTGRWLKAAGNGKALPSSRALRWFNELPLLLFIGVVYLVLAKPF, encoded by the coding sequence ATGCAGGCCTATCTGTGGATCAAGACCTTCCACCTGGTGTTCGTGGTGGCATGGATGGCCTCTGTGTTCTACCTGCCGCGCATCCTGGTCAATCTCAGCGAAGCCGCCGGCCAGGCGCAGGTGCTCGAGCGGCTGCAGTTGATGGGCCGCCGCCTGTACCGCTTCGGCCACACGATGTTTGGGCTCGCCTTCATCCTTGGTCTGGTGCTGTGGCTGGGCTACCGCGTGTTGCCGGACTTCCCGACCATGGTCGGTGCCGGGGCCGGCTGGCTGCACGCCAAGCTCGGCCTGGTGGTGCTGCTGGTGATCTACTACAGCGTCACCGGGCGCTGGCTAAAGGCCGCCGGTAACGGCAAGGCACTGCCGTCCTCGCGCGCGCTGCGCTGGTTCAACGAGCTTCCGCTGCTCCTGTTCATTGGCGTGGTCTACCTGGTGCTGGCCAAGCCGTTCTGA
- a CDS encoding ribonuclease HII, producing MTSRRKPAATSPGSLALFDDAALQINIPRLVAGVDEAGRGPLAGPVAVAAVVFDPARPRINGLDDSKQLTAARREVLYERIVERALAWHVVLMQVEEIDQLNIYQATMLGMRRAVEAVSHVADFARIDGNRLPKGLPCPAEAIVGGDAVDRSIMAASILAKVTRDRLMLELHQQHPEYGFDVHKGYATPAHLAALRTRGPCPHHRRSFAPVGACLAPVAAEIAEAAEPIDVVEAATA from the coding sequence ATGACCTCGCGCCGCAAGCCCGCCGCCACCAGTCCCGGCTCGCTGGCCCTGTTCGACGACGCCGCGCTGCAGATCAACATCCCGCGCCTGGTCGCCGGCGTCGACGAGGCCGGGCGAGGCCCGCTGGCCGGTCCGGTCGCCGTGGCCGCAGTGGTGTTCGACCCGGCGCGCCCGCGCATCAACGGCCTGGACGACTCCAAGCAGCTCACCGCGGCCCGCCGCGAGGTGCTGTACGAACGCATCGTCGAGCGCGCCCTGGCCTGGCACGTGGTGCTGATGCAGGTCGAGGAGATCGACCAGCTCAACATCTACCAGGCGACCATGCTCGGCATGCGCCGTGCGGTGGAGGCGGTGTCCCACGTGGCCGACTTCGCCCGCATCGACGGCAACCGGCTTCCCAAGGGCCTGCCCTGCCCGGCCGAGGCCATCGTCGGCGGCGACGCGGTGGACCGTTCGATCATGGCCGCCTCGATCCTGGCCAAGGTCACCCGAGACCGGCTCATGCTGGAGTTGCACCAGCAGCACCCCGAGTACGGCTTCGACGTGCACAAGGGATACGCCACCCCGGCACACCTGGCCGCGCTGCGCACCCGTGGCCCGTGCCCGCACCACCGCCGCAGCTTTGCCCCGGTCGGTGCCTGCCTGGCCCCGGTGGCCGCCGAAATCGCCGAAGCGGCCGAACCCATCGACGTGGTCGAAGCCGCCACCGCCTGA
- a CDS encoding alpha/beta fold hydrolase yields the protein MNRTSRIVAGAATAASTLYLLACGVLGYNARSLLYHPTPRSGDVANWRFSRPGADIVVSGTQRESDHLVLYFGGNAEDVSLTLPMLEQVYPQAAIHAMHYRGYGGSTGVPTERDLVADALALHDALAAPGTRVTIVGRSLGTGIAIQLAAARPSERLVLITPYNSIAELGQQRFPIFPVRLLLRDRYESWRYAPRHPHAHHDRRRRQGRGDLQREFVAAG from the coding sequence ATGAACAGGACCTCGAGGATCGTCGCCGGCGCCGCTACCGCGGCCTCGACGCTTTACCTGCTGGCATGTGGCGTACTCGGCTACAACGCCCGCAGCCTGCTCTACCATCCCACCCCGCGCAGCGGCGACGTAGCCAACTGGCGTTTTTCCCGGCCCGGCGCGGACATCGTGGTCAGCGGCACACAGCGCGAGTCCGACCATCTGGTGCTGTACTTCGGCGGCAATGCCGAGGATGTGTCCCTGACCCTGCCGATGCTGGAGCAGGTCTACCCGCAGGCAGCCATCCACGCGATGCATTACCGCGGATACGGCGGCAGCACCGGCGTGCCGACCGAACGCGATCTGGTGGCCGATGCCCTCGCCCTGCACGACGCACTGGCCGCACCGGGTACCCGGGTCACGATAGTGGGGCGCAGCCTCGGTACCGGCATCGCGATCCAGCTTGCCGCTGCCCGCCCCAGCGAGCGGCTGGTGCTGATCACGCCCTACAACAGCATCGCCGAGCTGGGCCAGCAGCGTTTCCCGATCTTTCCGGTGCGCCTGCTGCTGCGTGACCGCTACGAATCGTGGCGCTACGCCCCCCGGCATCCGCACGCCCACCACGATCGTCGTCGCCGGCAAGGACGAGGTGATCTGCAACGAGAGTTCGTGGCGGCTGGCTGA
- a CDS encoding DUF6289 family protein has translation MHRKGRKIFIRLLGLALLAGVSATTQAAWQGTWLYYNAEGALVGSWTAGCGEADGRWGETTSRKTFIQGCSVAW, from the coding sequence ATGCATCGCAAGGGCAGGAAAATCTTCATCCGTTTGCTGGGGCTGGCACTGCTGGCCGGTGTTTCGGCCACCACCCAGGCCGCATGGCAGGGCACGTGGCTGTACTACAACGCCGAAGGCGCGCTGGTCGGCAGCTGGACCGCAGGATGCGGCGAGGCCGATGGCCGCTGGGGCGAGACCACGTCCAGGAAGACCTTCATCCAGGGCTGCAGTGTGGCCTGGTAA